A window from Culex pipiens pallens isolate TS chromosome 3, TS_CPP_V2, whole genome shotgun sequence encodes these proteins:
- the LOC120427435 gene encoding mitochondrial import inner membrane translocase subunit tim16: MAKYIAQIIVLGTQIVGRAFARALKQEIAASQEAAKRAGGGQQGQNRVAANLKAGMTLEEAQQILNVTKLDPQEIQKSYEHLFMVNDKAKGGSFYLQSKVFRAKERIDQEFKQNKPPEKPLDDAGPAEGHPERK, translated from the exons ATGGCCAAATACATCGCTCAAATAATCGTGCTGGGAACGCAGATCGTCGGCCGAGCATTTGCCCGCGCCTTGAAGCAGGAAATTGCCGCATCTCAGGAGGCGGCTAAACGAGCTGGCGGTGGCCAGCAGGGACAGAACCGGGTAGCGGCCAACCTCAAAGCCG GAATGACACTGGAGGAGGCCCAGCAGATTTTAAACGTGACCAAACTCGATCCACAAGAGATTCAGAAAAGCTACGAACATCTGTTCATGGTGAATGACAAAGCAAAGGGAGGTTCGTTCTATTTGCAATCGAAGGTGTTTCGTGCTAAGGAACGGATAGATCAGGAATTTAAGCAAAACAAACCGCCGGAAAAGCCCCTAGACGATGCAGGCCCCGCGGAAGGTCATCCCGAACGGAAGTAA
- the LOC120427436 gene encoding uncharacterized protein LOC120427436, with the protein MEENVCRVSKNEISSLMKEQRQLKATETKLKSMIDKINNHLNQLLVEELQLKSRELGQDLATTSTSMSQMKLDAAVTSDQINKQELDLNVQHSTLLKSLEESEEEDE; encoded by the exons ATGGAAGAAAACGTCTGTCGTGTATCAAAAAACGAAATCAGTTCATTGATGAAAGAGCAAAGGCAACTGAAAGCCACCGAAACTAAGCTAAAATCCATGATTGACAAAATCAACAACCATCTCAACCAGCTGCTG GTCGAGGAGCTGCAACTCAAATCGAGGGAACTGGGCCAAGATTTGGCCACGACGAGCACGAGCATGAGTCAAATGAAACTGGACGCCGCCGTAACTTCCGATCAGATCAACAAACAGGAACTGGATTTGAACGTCCAGCACAGCACGCTGCTCAAATCATTGGAAGAGAGCGAAGAAGAAGACGAGTGA